The sequence GACCGACGGTCGAGTATGCTACACCGCCAACCGTGGATGTGGAGGATTTGGACGCGGATCATGAAGATGACGTACCCATTCGGTTCCGTCTCCTAGACAAGATCGCAGGACCGGCAACGTCCCGAGGGCTCGTTCACCGGTTTGTGGATGAAGACGAGGATCTACTGCTGGCTGAAGAGGATGAGCCGAGGACCTTCGAGCAGGCGCAGCGCAGCAACATGACTGCTGGAGGCTCGCCATGCTGGATGAGTCGATGAGATGACATCCATCGAGGCGAATGGCACCTGGGAACTGGTGGATTCGCCACCACATCACCGTCCGATCGGGCTCAAGTGGGTGTACAAGGCAAAGAAGAATGCCATGGGGATTGTCACGAAGCACAAGGCTCGTCTCGTCGCAAAGGGGTATGTGCAGCGTCAAGGCATTGACTTTGAAGATGCGTTTGCCCCAGTGGTACGACTTGAGTCCGTAAGACTCTTGTTAGCGCTGGCGGCGAGCGAAGGATGGACTGTCCACCATATGGACGTGAAGTCAGTCTTTCTCAACGGCGTGCTGAAGGAAGAGGTGTACGTCGCTCAGCCTCCGGGGTTCGTCGTCTCCGGCGGAGAAGGGAAGGTTCTGCGCCTTGTCAAGGCGCTCTACGGTCTTCGTCAGGCACCGTGCGCGTGGTACGCCAAGCTGGATGCTTCTCTGGCATCTCTTGGTTTTCGGCGCAATATCAATGAACATGCTGTGTACACTCGAGGGAAAGGCCAACACCGGCTGATCGTCGGTGtgtatgttgatgatcttgtcatCACTAGTGGAGATGTGGCCGTGATCAAGCACTTCAAGCAGGAGATGAAGAGCACATTTCAAATGAGCGACCTGGGATTGCTCAGTTACTACCTCGGGCTGGAAGTAAAGCAATGCAAGGGCGGGATCGCCATCAGCCAAGGGGCGTTCGCTCGGAAGATTGTTGAAGAAGCAGGCCTGAAGAATTGTAATCCAAGTGCCACGCCCATGGAGACACGCCCAGGACTGAGTAAGTCGAGTACCTGTCCAGCTATTGATTCTACTGCATACAGGCGCATAGTTGGTGCTCTTCGGTACCTGGTGAACACAAGACCGGACATAGCATTTGCTGTGGGATTTGTCTCACGTTTTATGGAGAAGCCTACTACCGAGCATCTGCTTGCTGTGAAGCGAGTGCTGCGGTACGTAGCAGGTACTTCGGACTATGGCTGCTACTATCAGAGAAGGAAGAAACCAGCAGGCTTGACCGGGTACAGTGACAGTGACCATGCGGGTGTTGATACTCGCAAGAGCACGACAGGGGTGGTCTTCTTCCTTGGTGACAGTCTCATTACTTGGCAATCACAGAAGCAGAAAATAGTGGCCTTGTCAAGCTGCGAAGCTGAATATATTGCAGCAGCTGTCGCCTCCTGTCAGGGTGTTTGGCTGGCACGGTTGCTTGCTGAACTGCGAGGAGAAGAAGCTGAACTGGTGATGCTCTTCATCGACAACAGATCGGCAATAGAATTGTCCAAGAATTCTGTGTTTCATGAGCGAAGTAAACACATTGATACAAGGTACCATTATATCAGGGAGTGTGTTGAGGAAAACAGGATGAGGATTGAGCCGATTGACACTAATAATCAATTGGCTGACATATTGACGAAGGCATTggggcgcggtcggttcgtccaTCTGCGTTCCAGGCTTGGGATCGTCGACACAAGGCTGCTGTGCAAGACTTAAGGGGGAGAATTGTTATCTGTTGATTAAGTCTTGCACTTCAGTAGGACTACATGTTTACTTTTCAGTTATCTGCACTTAGTTTGCATGCGCCGAGCGCCGTTGTGTGGTGGCCGAGCGCTTAGGAGATCATGCCGAGAATCGCTCGGTCTTAGCTGAACTCGCGGATCAGTGCGCGCAATGCGGGCGTGGGGATGGACACGACCAAGGGCGTGGCGCGAAACTCTCAGCGACGTTCGTTCTCTCTTTCAGTTCATGGCAATAAAAAGAGCAGAGATAAACAGAAAACGTTGCGCTTTCAGGCAGCACCAAATCCACTGTACTCGAGTTTGTCTGTGCGTGTGAGTTCATCTACGATTGTGTTCGTCGTCGGTGTTCACTCGTCGATCCTGACAGCCAGTAGGTACTGAATTGCCTCTTGTTGCTGAAGGCAGCATGTGAATGCAGGTACAGGATTGCCTACACTGAATGAACTCATCAAACTTCTAGCTGACCTGCATATCCAGCGATGCGAGGAGTGCTAAAATCCTAATCTGGTCTTCTTCTCTTGCTGATGCAACATTTGAGGAGGTTTGGAGAAATATGGACCCGTAATACCATGTCCTGCAGTTCATCCACATGATCTCCTAAAAACTGTTTTACACTGTGGACACACCGTGGAGTTTTAATATAGGTGTGGAGATGGATAGGTTGCTGGAGATAGACTAACTTTGTACCTGCACAGTTTTGTTACCAAAACACATTTTCAGGTGGAAGAACAATGAATCTGATAGTTGTAACAGGTAGATTGAGACGTAGTCGATCTGTGTGCTTGTGGTACGCTCAGGATGGCACTAGTTTATTAGTAGGATGCAGCTATTAAAGGTTGTAGAAATGAGGCTAGCGTTGAGCAGCCTGACGCACTGTGATGTACTATGCCGAAAATGTATATTTGTGTCTAACAATTTGTCAAGCTATGCAATAGCagtgttgacgctttttcggagcgccaatcactcaagaagaaccggcggcggtgccctctgcacaggggcggacggtccgcgcgcaggggccggacggtccgcggcctggtgcgaggcggcggcgctctctggtcagacgcggacggtccgcggcacagggccggacggtccgcgacctggtgcaggagctcgggttccctgcctgacggccggacggtccgcgccctagggccggacggtccgcgcgtgcgccggGGCGGCggtagatcgccgacggcgcctggatctcgctcccgggagggaccccgtcggggaggagagatcctaggagttgtctaggctcgggcaggccgacctagactcctctaatcgacgtagagtcgaggagaggcggagaatttgaggattggaatactaaactagggctaaactagaactagactagaactactcctaatgcataaggtaaaaacgagtaatagacttgatttgttcgattgttgggggttttaatcggccgtagcccttcatctatataaagggggaggtctggatccgcttccaactgatttccgagttaatcccgtggttttaggtaacaaatcccgcgagaaactaggaaccctaactgactctgcgcacgcgcggaccgtccgcgccaccaccgcggacggtccggaccgcggaccgtccggcctccgggccggaccgtccgcacggtcatttttgggttcgaacatatgcccccctgccttttggtgaaggttgacgaaccaaaagcatatgaactaaacctgatgtaagtcaccggcttttcgatatggagattattcaataaagcaccaatataaaggccgtttcggattctatctttctcggccatgaccatttgatcaatggatcaaaaggaatagaatggaggtgccccccccagtctggatagacgaagggattatacatgtaccatggattcatcatcgtgccattccatgtttgaacaggataatataccgacgatgagtaaataggtggaaagtacccgggtctcatagaatgaataggcgatgcttgttgtgtcgccttttgggccgttttgtttaaccgttttgttttagcaggtggccagggtttctttgttgaccgatcacgtggaacagtctttttgctagcatttttggagagcaactgatcaaaagtaggatcggctttgatcagccgattatatgtgctttgaccttgcgtctttttTCTTGCTTTAtgtagaggttgacgcctttggtcatagggggactgtccggctgagttagccggaccgtttgtctgaacaccggatcgtccgcacgtaggtgccggaccatctacgatgttcgggctaggctgatgtgtttggttcattaactgtgcctgccccccagtgtcttcggactttttagccttctcgtccgaagcctttcgagcaatctccttttgtgatatatctgacatgcggggatcgccaatgacgatacccttgcctttgcctttatcggccatttcgggccgaaccaagacctttttgcatgtgagttctattgtattaacagaaaagggttgtgtgtctacttgcatctcctgaaaagccaatcgaccctcatttatggccgattgtatctgtcgacgaaaaacattacaatcattggtggcatgagaaaaggaattatgccacttacaataagcacgcctctttaattcatcaggaggaggaatagtatgagttaatttaatgttgccgtttttcagtaactcgtcaaatattttatcgcatttggcaacattaaacgtaaacttaacttcttcttgtcgattctttcgattcgactgtaaagcagaacatggtgaaggtttagcctgccctggccaaaccagttcggcggtgtatacatccgtggattcatcgtccgagttatcgtatcccactagatgcatcttatggctagccgattttgatgtttccttacttcggctttcacatgtcatagcccgctggtgcaagtgcactagcgaaaagaattgagtgccatctaatttttcttttaagtagggtcgcaacccattgaaagctagccctgttagttgtttttccgcgacatgaatctgaaagcatcggtttctagtgtcccggaatctctggatatagtcattaactgattcttcaggcccctgtcggactgaagctaagtcagccaattctaactcatgttctcctgagaagaagtgctcatgaaatttctgctctaattcttcccaagagttaatagaatTTGGTGGCAAAGCAgcgtaccatgcaaatgcagtatcagtaagggacaacgagaataaacgaacgcggtaggcttccccatcagccaattctcccaagtgtgctatgaattggcttatatgttcgtgtgtgcttttcccactttcaccagaaaacttagagaagtctggtattctagttccttgtgggtatggcacggtgtcgaatcggtggctataaggcttccgatacgattgccctgtacctgacacactaacaccgagtttgtccctgaacatcccggctacctcgtctctgaccctctcttccatgtctggcgaccatccattgagtttgtgggtggagatttcaggttgcctgacattactctgtcggctttcctcccaggtatgtttgaggtgtgtgttaggtgtcctattaatgtcaccagctcctgccctatacccctcaggctctcttgtggccgaatagtattcatccctatgtccatgaggtggtatggcatgattataatgtgttgctggtggggcaccataatgttgctgcgatgaatgtgggaactgtgcgtattgcgcagctctcggctctgcgtatgcatatccggacggtccggcgtaagaggccgaatggtccgcgacctggccaaatggtctgaaggtatatccggattgtccaaccgtatatggtgctacgtgggtagtctcgtacccagaccgtctgtcgtaaagaactggacggtctgcgatcgggccgaatggtccagggctgtgcccggatggatcggccatatatggcgtgacttgggcagtctgcgcatggactcgtgtagagtcggatggtccagcgtaatacgtcggccggttcatgccatatccgaACGGTCCGATgtaagatggcggacggtccgcaacatatccggacggtccggcgtgatgcaccggacggtccgtgatggggccgaagtgttcagggttgtaccctgatggtccggccatgtacggtgcgacctgagtgttttgtgtgcgggcctgcatctggtcggacggtccggcgaaatacgccggacggtccgcggtataaccggactgtctgagatgatgctcggacggtccggtcgcgtccagtacctgccgcgtgcctagtggttgcggctgtgatggtgacacgaaagcgtgcatcggcataccatatgatggctgggtcaaaggtgacccgtttatagccgatgtgtttgacgtgggtggcactgtattagactctcgcgatggaaaattaggagcagctgatttctcgtatgcacgtaaatgcattttaatagattcatctacatatcgctttaactgatctcctcgttgatccatgaaagtcgtaagagatagatctggagtacttacagcgggaccctgcagtggaggtaggagagattccatatcgatctccccttgacggacgatcttctggtggcgatccaccgtgaagtgtgacaaatacttgtccgccgcctccttgcgccgttcggagagtttatgcagcagttccgcctcttccttgtcgcgttgttcgttccattgccgcattacctccttctcatcgtgcattacgaggtcttcaaagggcctttggtcatcagccgggagcgcctccatggccggcttgatgatgttggtagtggagatcttggtgtgatccttagaaccggccatttatgagccgatttttagcagatctagacacctagtccccagcggagtcgccaaaagtatgttgacgctttttcggagcgccaatcactcaagaagaaccggcggcggtgccctctgcacaggggcggacggtccgcgcgcaggggccggacggtccgcggcctggtgcgaggcggcggcgctctctggtcagacgcggacggtccgcggcacagggccggacggtccgcgacctggtgcaggagctcgggttccctgcctgacggccggacggtccgcgccctagggccggacggtccgcgcgtgcgcaggggcggcggtagatcgccgacggcgcctggatctcgctcccgggagggaccccgtcggggaggagagatcctaggagttgtctaggctcgggcaggccgacctagactcctctaatcgacgtagagtcgaggagaggcggagaatttgaggattggaatactaaactagggctaaactagaactagactagaactactcctaatgcataaggtaaaaacgagtaatagacttgatttgttcgattgttgggggttttaatcggccgtagcccttcatctatataaagggggaggtctggatccgcttccaactgatttccgagttaatcccgcggttttaggtaacaaatcccgcgagaaactaggaaccctaactgactctgcgcacgcgcggaccgtccgcgccaccaccgcggacggtccggaccgtccgcacggtcaTTTTTGGGTTCGAACAAGCAGCAATGCAAGTATTTTCATCATGCACTTTGTAGTCGGTGGCTCGATCGATGTTATGCAGTATTTGGCTGTTTGCAACTGACCCTAACTATAGACGCTATGCTCATTACATTTCACTGTGGACAAAATTATTACATACATCTCCTGATGCATCGTCAGTACACTCCGTTCCTAGAATTCCGCACGGGAAAAATTTCGTCATATATATATTACACACGAAGGTGAAGTACGTAGCAGGAGCCTGGCACTGATAATCAGTAGTCGTCGTAATCGTCGTTGTTCCTGTTGAGGAACCGCCTGACAGCTCCGACGACGGCGCCCAGCACCAAGAAGAGGACGAGCGTGTCGAAGCCGCCGCCGACCCCGACGGCGACGCTCGGCCCGGGGGCGAAGAAGCTGAACGGCGACCAGCCGTAGCCGTAGCCGCCGAAGAACGGGCTCCCGTACCCGTATCCGCCCAGCGGCGGCGCCACCGGCGGGTTGATGTAGATGTTGGTCCTGCGGCATGCGCACCACACAAACAAGATAACGTTTCGCATTCAGCAGACAGACAGACAGACGCAGCATCATGTGCATCCATGAAGGTTGCCACAAGAAGGACGAACGAAATCTATCTATAGCTTCACAACAGTTCACAGACATCCAGAGCCCGTAATCGGTGAGAGGAATGAAGACGACGTCATCTATTCTAAGTCTGAGCTTTGAACTGAACACACGGCTACATGCATGCCGACATGTAGAACTGAACCTTGACGAAAGTGATCTATCTACTTATATTCAGTTCAGACAGATAACAGATTACACGCCGATTCAAATCAAGCTAGAAGGCGCTAAAGGTTACCTGGAGTTGTTGATCCGAGGGCCGGACGACCGGGGCGCGGACCGGAACGCCTGCCCGCCGACCCTGCCGCCGGACTTGGCCGCCACGGCACCGTCGACGGGGCCGAGCACCAGCACGCCGGCGGCCAGCGCGACCATGGCCAGCTTCCCGAGCTGCTTGACCCCAAGATCGCTCCCTCCCGACGACGGGACCTTGTCCTTGTCATCGCCGGACGCCCTGCACGAGATCCTCGACGGCCTCCTCGCGCGCTTATTGGGCGGCGTCGCCGTGCATACGGCCGGTCTGCTGCTCGTGAGGAAGCACTGGAGAGGCGCCGGCGCCAGAGCCATTGATGGCAGTCGATTCTTGTCAGCTCTCTCGCTTCTTCCTCTGTTGAACGCTAGCTTCTCTTCTCTCGTGTGGTGATTGCCGAGTAGGAAGAGGAAGAGAAACAAGAGGCGGCGGTGCCGGTGGTAGTGGTAGGAAAGGAGGGCTTATCCTGAGATGGCGAAGACGCCACTTGGCCGAATTGGAGTGGATGGTGAAAGCTTCTGGAGGGGAGCCGGGAGAGATCTTTCGGGCGCTCCTTTGTTCTCTAGCTCAAGTTGCTCCGATGTCTGAACAAGGTTGCATGGCACGGCTCCGTCCGGTGCTCAAATTGATGTTGTCATGTGTTTTTGCCTGGCCAGTGATTTTTCACACGCGTGAAGCATTATTCGTGGTAGTAAAATTTATGAGATATCCTTAAATTTGGCATGAATGATATTTCGGTCATATTACTCGCAACACATTATTTTAAAGTCCTTAAACTTGGCGTCGGATGTCATCCTGGTTTCCAGCTCATTATTATGTCCATGTCCTTAAACTTGTGTTCGGGTGCCATTGGAGCCCAAGCAGATTCTGAGCTATTTC is a genomic window of Zea mays cultivar B73 chromosome 5, Zm-B73-REFERENCE-NAM-5.0, whole genome shotgun sequence containing:
- the LOC100273378 gene encoding uncharacterized protein isoform X1, which translates into the protein MALAPAPLQCFLTSSRPAVCTATPPNKRARRPSRISCRASGDDKDKVPSSGGSDLGVKQLGKLAMVALAAGVLVLGPVDGAVAAKSGGRVGGQAFRSAPRSSGPRINNSRTNIYINPPVAPPLGGYGYGSPFFGGYGYGWSPFSFFAPGPSVAVGVGGGFDTLVLFLVLGAVVGAVRRFLNRNNDDYDDY
- the LOC100273378 gene encoding uncharacterized protein LOC100273378, with product MTRTRSRRREGAILGSSSSGSWPWSRWPPACWCSAPSTVPWRPSPAAGSAGRRSGPRPGRPALGSTTPGPTSTSTRRWRRRWADTGTGARSSAATATAGRRSASSPPGRASPSGSAAASTRSSSSWCWAPSSELSGGSSTGTTTITTTTDYQCQAPATYFTFVCNIYMTKFFPCGILGTECTDDASGDVCNNFVHSEM